In the genome of Streptomyces sp. NBC_00190, one region contains:
- a CDS encoding sugar-binding transcriptional regulator — MSAGRSALRMGPAELVQAAAMARRFYLEGKSKIQIAEEFGVSRFKVARVLETALERDLVRIEIRVPAELDAERSDALRARYGLRHAVVVESPADATEDAPDPENLGAVAADLLGELVNEGDVLGLAWGRSTIHMAASLHRLPPCTVVQLTGVYDAGTAERGSVEAVRRAAQVSGGDAHPIYAPMLLPDPATAAALRNQTGIARAFEYFDKVTVAAVSIGSWEPGISTVHDMLTDEEREHYASLGVAAEMSAHLFDAEGRRVGRDLGERCITVEADRLRRIPEVVAIAGGLRKASAIGAVLRSGLVTSLVTDTAVADYLLTESSPGLRPALERADPDDL, encoded by the coding sequence ATGTCGGCGGGACGGTCAGCCCTGCGGATGGGACCCGCGGAGCTGGTGCAGGCGGCGGCCATGGCTCGCCGCTTCTACCTGGAGGGCAAGTCCAAGATCCAGATCGCCGAGGAGTTCGGCGTGAGCCGCTTCAAGGTGGCCCGGGTCCTGGAGACCGCCCTCGAACGCGACCTCGTACGGATCGAGATCCGGGTACCGGCGGAACTGGACGCGGAGCGGTCGGACGCGCTCAGGGCCCGGTACGGGCTCAGGCACGCCGTCGTGGTGGAGTCGCCCGCCGACGCCACCGAGGACGCGCCGGATCCGGAGAACCTGGGCGCGGTGGCCGCCGATCTGCTGGGCGAGCTGGTCAACGAGGGCGACGTACTGGGCCTGGCGTGGGGGCGGTCGACCATTCACATGGCCGCCTCCCTGCACCGGCTGCCGCCCTGCACCGTGGTGCAGCTGACCGGCGTGTACGACGCGGGGACCGCCGAGCGCGGGTCCGTGGAGGCGGTGCGGCGGGCCGCGCAGGTGTCGGGCGGGGACGCGCACCCGATCTACGCGCCGATGCTGCTGCCCGACCCGGCGACCGCGGCCGCGCTGCGCAACCAGACGGGGATCGCGCGCGCTTTCGAGTACTTCGACAAGGTGACGGTCGCGGCCGTCTCCATCGGCTCCTGGGAGCCGGGCATCTCCACCGTCCACGACATGCTGACGGACGAGGAGCGGGAGCACTACGCCTCGCTGGGCGTGGCGGCCGAGATGTCCGCGCACCTCTTCGATGCCGAGGGGCGGCGGGTCGGCCGGGACCTCGGCGAGCGGTGCATCACCGTCGAGGCGGACCGGCTCCGGCGGATCCCCGAGGTCGTTGCCATCGCAGGCGGGCTGCGCAAGGCCTCCGCGATCGGGGCGGTGCTGCGGTCGGGTCTGGTGACCAGCCTGGTCACCGATACGGCGGTGGCCGACTACCTGCTCACCGAGTCGTCCCCGGGGCTGCGGCCGGCGCTGGAGCGGGCCGACCCCGACGACCTGTAG
- the rpe gene encoding ribulose-phosphate 3-epimerase: MAAQIYPSILSADFARLADEAKAVEGADWLHVDVMDNHFVPNLTLGMPIVESLSRATDIPLDLHLMIEDPDRWAPQYVEAGAGSVTFHAEAAAAPVRLAREIRAKGARASMALKPATPIEQYEDILPELDMLLIMTVEPGFGGQPFLDIMLPKIRRTRELIAKHGLELWLQVDGGVSASTIERCAEAGADVFVAGSAVYGAVDPAAAVSTLREQAGAAIAVAPWACDH; encoded by the coding sequence ATGGCCGCTCAGATTTATCCCAGCATCCTGTCCGCAGACTTCGCACGGCTCGCCGACGAGGCGAAGGCCGTCGAGGGGGCCGACTGGCTGCATGTCGACGTCATGGACAACCACTTCGTCCCCAACCTGACCCTCGGTATGCCGATCGTGGAGTCCTTGAGCCGGGCCACCGACATCCCGCTGGACCTCCACCTGATGATCGAGGACCCGGACCGCTGGGCCCCCCAGTACGTGGAAGCCGGCGCGGGTTCGGTCACCTTCCATGCCGAGGCCGCGGCGGCCCCCGTGCGCCTGGCGCGGGAGATCCGGGCCAAGGGGGCGCGGGCGTCCATGGCGCTCAAGCCCGCGACGCCGATCGAGCAGTACGAGGACATCCTTCCCGAGCTCGACATGCTGCTGATCATGACGGTCGAGCCGGGCTTCGGCGGCCAGCCCTTTCTCGACATCATGCTGCCCAAGATCCGCCGCACCCGGGAGCTGATCGCCAAGCACGGTCTGGAGCTGTGGCTCCAGGTGGACGGCGGGGTCTCGGCCTCGACCATCGAACGCTGCGCCGAGGCCGGTGCCGACGTCTTCGTCGCGGGCAGCGCGGTGTACGGCGCCGTCGATCCGGCGGCCGCCGTGAGCACGCTGCGTGAGCAGGCGGGCGCGGCGATCGCCGTGGCGCCGTGGGCTTGCGACCACTGA
- a CDS encoding MFS transporter translates to MTSMPTPAPGDATGALSSPSPSPSPSSSSSSSLSPSPSPWRNRDFRTLFGAATLNQLGTNTGYVAVPLLALTALDATAAQVGTLAALSTLAFLLIGLPAGAWVDRLRTRRVLIAADLARAVLFASLPLAWWLDVLTLAQLYAVVLLNGCATVFSDVGSQSVLPQLVGRGGLVRANAAMVTLMAAANIAGRGVGGALIATLTAPFALACASAAYLASALRLTRVRPTPAPPATARIPLRSQIGEGLRHVLGHPELRALALAATLNNLGSAVLNTMLPVLFVRELGLSPAALGLFWAAGGVGLLLGARLARPFAARVGYGRALLLSLTPAALLVPLLDHGPWLWLAGAGWLLAMMKIGSDNVLGVSLRQHLTPDPLLGRMNATFRFTLTGALALGSAASGLVAELTSLRTTLWTGAAILALSFIPVAVSPIRRRRTGV, encoded by the coding sequence ATGACATCGATGCCAACACCGGCTCCCGGAGATGCCACCGGCGCGCTCTCCTCTCCCTCACCCTCACCCTCACCCTCCTCCTCGTCGTCCTCCTCCCTCTCCCCTTCCCCCTCCCCCTGGCGCAACCGGGACTTCCGCACCCTCTTCGGCGCCGCCACCCTCAACCAGCTCGGCACGAACACCGGCTACGTGGCCGTCCCCCTGCTCGCCCTCACCGCCCTCGACGCCACCGCCGCCCAGGTCGGCACCCTCGCCGCGCTGTCCACGCTCGCCTTCCTCCTGATCGGGCTGCCTGCCGGCGCCTGGGTCGACCGGCTGCGCACCCGCCGGGTCCTGATCGCGGCGGACCTCGCCCGGGCGGTCCTCTTCGCCTCGCTCCCGCTCGCGTGGTGGCTGGACGTGCTGACCCTGGCGCAGCTCTACGCGGTCGTCCTGCTGAACGGCTGCGCCACCGTCTTCTCGGACGTCGGCTCGCAGAGCGTGCTGCCCCAACTGGTCGGCCGCGGCGGCCTGGTCCGGGCGAACGCGGCCATGGTGACCCTCATGGCCGCCGCCAACATCGCCGGCCGCGGCGTGGGCGGCGCGCTGATCGCCACCCTGACGGCCCCGTTCGCGCTGGCCTGCGCCTCGGCCGCGTACCTCGCCTCGGCGCTCCGCCTCACCCGGGTCCGGCCGACCCCGGCGCCGCCCGCAACCGCCCGTATCCCGCTGCGGTCCCAGATCGGGGAGGGCCTGCGGCACGTACTGGGCCACCCCGAGCTGCGCGCGCTGGCGCTGGCCGCGACCCTGAACAACCTGGGCAGCGCGGTCCTCAACACCATGCTCCCCGTGCTCTTCGTCCGTGAACTGGGCCTGTCCCCGGCCGCGCTGGGCCTGTTCTGGGCGGCGGGCGGCGTGGGCCTGCTCCTGGGAGCCCGCCTGGCCCGGCCCTTCGCCGCGCGCGTGGGCTACGGCCGCGCCCTGCTGCTGAGCCTGACCCCGGCGGCCCTGCTGGTACCGCTGCTCGACCACGGCCCGTGGCTCTGGCTGGCGGGCGCCGGCTGGCTGCTGGCCATGATGAAGATCGGCTCGGACAACGTCCTCGGGGTCAGCCTCCGTCAGCACCTGACCCCGGACCCGCTCCTGGGCCGCATGAACGCCACTTTCCGCTTCACCCTGACGGGCGCCCTGGCCCTCGGCTCCGCCGCCTCGGGCCTCGTGGCGGAACTGACGTCGCTCCGCACGACCCTGTGGACGGGGGCCGCGATCCTGGCCCTCTCCTTCATCCCGGTCGCGGTCTCCCCGATCCGGCGCAGGAGGACGGGGGTGTGA
- a CDS encoding DUF6507 family protein, with the protein MSTWDIKPDGVREVLSKTAEAGGKFEEEFESYGDGLVGAATSAGTMVLGGTEIPKGGAFGPVAQALQEFQQRTENDLKFLPVRTGKSITGARLATEEYVKGDLQMAKNKQDEYSKAPTPEEMKGPKK; encoded by the coding sequence GTGTCCACATGGGACATCAAGCCGGATGGCGTTCGTGAAGTCCTGAGCAAGACCGCCGAGGCGGGCGGCAAGTTCGAGGAAGAGTTCGAGTCCTACGGCGACGGCTTGGTGGGCGCCGCGACGTCGGCGGGCACGATGGTTCTGGGCGGGACCGAGATCCCCAAGGGGGGCGCCTTCGGTCCTGTGGCTCAGGCGTTGCAGGAGTTCCAGCAGCGAACCGAGAACGACCTGAAGTTCCTTCCCGTGCGGACGGGGAAGTCCATCACCGGGGCGCGCCTGGCCACTGAGGAGTACGTCAAGGGCGACCTGCAGATGGCGAAGAACAAGCAGGACGAGTACTCCAAGGCTCCGACTCCGGAAGAGATGAAGGGCCCCAAGAAGTGA
- a CDS encoding RsmB/NOP family class I SAM-dependent RNA methyltransferase: protein MSEQPRQPSRRPAGGGKPSGKQAKPYRRPQKDPVRLLAFEVLRAVDERDAYANLVLPPLLRKARQDESFQARDAALATELVYGTLRRQGTYDAVIKACIDRPLREVDPPVLDVLSLGAHQLLGTRIPTHAAVSASVELARVVLGDGRAKFVNAVLRKIAAHDLDGWLERVAPPYEDDAEEHLAVYHSHPRWIVSALWDSLGGGRAGIEDLLEADNERPEVTLVARPGRSTPEELLEAVGEESALPGRWSPYAVRMAEGGEPGALEAVRDGSAGVQDEGSQLVAMALAAVPVEGRDERWLDGCAGPGGKAALLAALAAQRGAFLLASEKQPHRARLVGKALSGNPGPYQVIAADGTRPAWRPGSFDRVLMDVPCTGLGALRRRPEARWRRRPEDLEGFAPLQRALLREALSAVRVGGVVGYATCSPHLAETRVVVDDVLKGRGAGQAPVSAELIDARPYMAGVPGLGDGPDVQLWPHLHGTDAMYLALLRRTA, encoded by the coding sequence GTGAGCGAACAGCCTCGTCAGCCCAGTCGGCGTCCCGCGGGCGGCGGCAAGCCGTCCGGCAAGCAGGCCAAGCCGTACCGCCGGCCCCAGAAGGACCCCGTCCGGCTGCTGGCCTTCGAGGTGCTGCGGGCGGTGGACGAGCGCGACGCGTACGCCAACCTCGTGCTGCCGCCGCTGCTGCGCAAGGCCCGTCAGGACGAGAGCTTCCAGGCGCGCGACGCGGCACTGGCCACCGAGCTCGTCTACGGGACGCTGCGTCGGCAGGGCACCTACGACGCCGTGATCAAGGCGTGCATCGACCGGCCGCTGCGGGAGGTGGACCCGCCGGTGCTGGACGTGCTCTCGCTCGGCGCGCACCAGCTTCTGGGAACCCGGATCCCCACGCACGCGGCCGTCTCGGCGAGCGTGGAGCTGGCCCGGGTGGTGCTCGGGGACGGGCGCGCGAAGTTCGTGAACGCCGTACTGCGCAAGATCGCCGCGCACGACCTGGACGGCTGGCTGGAGCGGGTGGCGCCGCCGTACGAGGACGACGCCGAGGAACACCTCGCGGTGTACCACTCGCACCCGCGGTGGATCGTCAGCGCCCTGTGGGACTCGCTGGGCGGCGGGCGCGCCGGGATCGAGGACCTGCTGGAGGCGGACAACGAGCGGCCGGAGGTCACGCTGGTGGCCCGGCCGGGGCGGTCCACCCCGGAAGAGCTGCTCGAGGCGGTGGGCGAGGAGTCCGCGCTGCCGGGCCGCTGGTCCCCGTACGCCGTGCGGATGGCCGAGGGCGGCGAGCCGGGCGCGCTGGAGGCCGTGCGCGACGGCAGCGCGGGTGTCCAGGACGAGGGCAGCCAGCTGGTGGCGATGGCCCTGGCGGCCGTGCCGGTCGAGGGCCGGGACGAGCGCTGGCTCGACGGCTGCGCCGGCCCGGGCGGCAAGGCGGCGCTGCTGGCGGCGCTGGCGGCGCAGCGCGGGGCGTTCCTGCTGGCCTCCGAGAAGCAGCCGCACCGGGCCCGCCTGGTGGGGAAGGCCCTGTCCGGCAACCCCGGGCCGTACCAGGTCATCGCGGCGGACGGCACCCGGCCGGCGTGGCGGCCGGGCTCCTTCGACCGGGTGCTGATGGACGTGCCGTGCACGGGCCTGGGTGCCCTGCGCCGCCGCCCGGAGGCCCGCTGGCGCCGCCGCCCGGAGGATCTGGAGGGCTTCGCGCCGCTCCAGCGGGCGCTGCTGCGGGAGGCTCTGTCGGCGGTGCGGGTGGGCGGTGTCGTGGGCTACGCGACGTGCTCGCCGCACCTGGCGGAGACGCGTGTGGTCGTGGACGACGTCCTGAAGGGCCGGGGCGCGGGCCAGGCCCCGGTGTCCGCCGAACTGATCGACGCCCGGCCGTACATGGCGGGCGTACCGGGCCTGGGCGACGGCCCGGACGTACAGCTGTGGCCGCACCTGCACGGTACGGACGCGATGTACCTGGCGCTGCTGCGACGCACGGCGTAG
- a CDS encoding DUF6177 family protein — protein MTKDVIALTERMPDALSVLAGLLAGGPDLRVDTTGEGAVVQLCDAEGRPLVSIEVPLLLQVPGEAARLLGPGAEPSGDGPAWWIEARAAVGVPQAEELAGAFAARMTMLLGGRVYPPDAPGTAGAARPVDVSGVTAVPVPAAAQPAVDMLTDAAAVVLQDRPVVPMTSWLSEALRATLESDRSLQIVTPPHCRLSLPTRMLLESMPSRWVVQDERCGYYDGLTGAVLTWQDDAFSPARDENGETRVADAFTEAGPTGERQLVVSFRALHRPTEDLVLGGALEAAWRALTGGPPAGWGTSEPAGLTWSRRQLTDLAYERAPRSTWTVVVGAPDRPAVATLRVIRTPEGVEEDITLTVGYGPGEELPLGALPGLAEELVTRYGLKTMLCQLRAARRDLSAPPHFESPPLPYAFVLGPEEVREAGRDTASRTPLKERPVRLGPSARPAFYYPLGDGETAESWTALERLVRHLRGAPPG, from the coding sequence ATGACCAAGGACGTGATCGCGCTCACCGAGCGCATGCCGGACGCGCTGAGCGTCCTGGCGGGCCTGCTCGCGGGCGGCCCGGACCTGCGGGTCGACACCACCGGCGAGGGTGCCGTGGTCCAACTGTGCGACGCCGAGGGCCGGCCGCTCGTCTCGATCGAGGTGCCGCTGCTGCTCCAGGTGCCGGGCGAGGCGGCGCGGCTGCTGGGGCCCGGCGCCGAGCCGTCCGGCGACGGCCCGGCGTGGTGGATCGAGGCCCGCGCCGCCGTGGGCGTCCCCCAGGCCGAGGAGCTCGCGGGTGCCTTCGCGGCCCGGATGACCATGCTTCTGGGCGGCCGGGTCTATCCGCCGGACGCCCCCGGCACCGCCGGCGCGGCCCGCCCGGTCGACGTCTCGGGCGTCACTGCCGTACCGGTCCCCGCCGCCGCCCAGCCGGCCGTGGACATGCTCACCGACGCGGCAGCGGTCGTCCTCCAGGACCGCCCGGTCGTCCCCATGACGAGCTGGCTCTCCGAGGCGCTGCGGGCCACTTTGGAGAGCGACCGGTCGCTGCAGATCGTCACCCCGCCACACTGCCGCCTCTCCCTCCCCACCCGCATGCTGTTGGAGTCCATGCCCTCGCGCTGGGTGGTGCAGGACGAGCGGTGCGGCTACTACGACGGGCTGACCGGCGCGGTACTGACCTGGCAGGACGACGCCTTCTCCCCGGCCCGGGACGAGAACGGTGAGACCCGGGTGGCGGACGCGTTCACGGAGGCCGGACCCACCGGCGAGCGTCAGCTCGTCGTCTCCTTCCGTGCCCTGCACCGCCCGACAGAGGACCTCGTTCTCGGCGGCGCGCTGGAAGCCGCCTGGCGGGCGCTGACCGGCGGCCCGCCGGCCGGCTGGGGGACGTCGGAGCCGGCCGGCCTGACCTGGTCGCGGCGGCAGCTGACCGACCTGGCGTACGAGCGCGCTCCCCGGTCCACCTGGACGGTCGTCGTCGGCGCCCCGGACCGGCCTGCCGTCGCCACCCTGCGCGTGATCCGCACCCCGGAGGGTGTGGAAGAGGACATCACCCTCACCGTGGGCTACGGCCCCGGTGAGGAGCTTCCGCTGGGGGCACTGCCCGGGCTGGCCGAGGAGCTGGTGACCCGGTACGGGCTGAAGACCATGCTGTGCCAGCTGCGCGCGGCGCGCCGGGACCTGAGCGCCCCACCCCACTTCGAAAGCCCGCCGCTGCCCTACGCCTTCGTGCTGGGCCCCGAGGAGGTCCGCGAGGCAGGGCGCGACACCGCGAGCAGGACGCCGCTGAAGGAACGCCCGGTGCGGCTCGGCCCGAGCGCCCGGCCGGCCTTCTACTACCCGCTCGGCGACGGCGAGACCGCCGAGAGCTGGACCGCCCTCGAGCGGCTCGTGCGTCATCTGCGCGGGGCGCCGCCCGGCTAG
- a CDS encoding CarD family transcriptional regulator, which translates to MTKSAVPRRHLPSSPFKAPVEQPIRQFSVGDRVTHDEHGLGRVVGIEEGIAVLVDFGSVQKRILSPYTKMAAL; encoded by the coding sequence ATGACAAAGTCAGCAGTACCTCGCCGCCATTTGCCGTCCAGCCCGTTCAAGGCCCCCGTGGAACAGCCCATCCGGCAGTTCAGCGTCGGCGACCGGGTCACTCACGATGAGCACGGCCTCGGCCGTGTCGTCGGAATCGAGGAGGGGATCGCTGTTCTCGTCGACTTCGGGTCGGTCCAGAAGCGAATCCTGAGTCCCTACACCAAGATGGCCGCGCTCTAG
- the fmt gene encoding methionyl-tRNA formyltransferase: protein MKLVFAGTPEVAVPALDALIASGRHEVAAVVTRPDAPAGRGRRLVASPVAQRAEEAGIEVLKPARPRDPDFQARLREIGPDCCPVVAYGALLPKSALDIPKHGWVNLHFSLLPAWRGAAPVQHSIMAGDQLTGASTFLIEEGLDSGPVYGILTEEIRPTDTSGDLLTRLAFAGSGLLAATMDGIEDGTLRAVPQPADGISLAPKITVEDARIDWAAPAMRADRVVRGCTPAPGAWTVFRGERLKLISVGLVPDRTDLEPGVLAPAKNNIYVGTGSHAVELLWVQPQGKKPMRGADWARGVRIAPGERLGGADVG, encoded by the coding sequence GTGAAGCTCGTCTTCGCAGGCACCCCCGAGGTCGCCGTGCCCGCCCTGGACGCACTCATCGCCTCCGGGCGGCACGAGGTCGCGGCCGTCGTCACCCGGCCCGACGCACCCGCCGGCCGCGGCCGTCGACTCGTCGCCAGCCCCGTCGCCCAGCGCGCCGAGGAGGCCGGGATCGAGGTCCTCAAGCCGGCCCGGCCGCGCGACCCCGACTTCCAGGCCCGGCTGCGCGAGATCGGTCCGGACTGCTGCCCGGTCGTCGCGTACGGGGCGCTGCTGCCCAAGAGTGCCCTGGACATCCCCAAGCACGGGTGGGTCAACCTGCACTTCTCGCTGCTGCCCGCCTGGCGCGGCGCCGCGCCCGTACAGCACTCGATCATGGCGGGGGACCAGCTCACCGGCGCCTCCACCTTCCTGATCGAGGAAGGCCTCGACTCCGGCCCCGTCTACGGCATCCTGACCGAGGAGATCCGGCCGACCGACACCAGCGGCGACCTGCTCACCCGGCTCGCCTTCGCCGGCTCCGGACTGCTGGCCGCGACCATGGACGGCATCGAGGACGGCACCCTGCGCGCCGTCCCGCAGCCCGCCGACGGGATCTCGCTCGCGCCCAAGATCACCGTGGAGGACGCCCGGATCGACTGGGCGGCCCCGGCGATGCGCGCCGACCGCGTCGTGCGCGGCTGCACCCCGGCACCGGGTGCCTGGACCGTCTTCCGCGGGGAGCGGCTCAAGCTGATCTCGGTCGGCCTGGTGCCCGACCGTACGGACCTGGAGCCCGGCGTGCTGGCTCCGGCCAAGAACAACATCTACGTCGGCACCGGCTCGCACGCCGTGGAGCTGCTGTGGGTGCAGCCGCAGGGCAAGAAGCCGATGCGGGGCGCAGACTGGGCGCGCGGGGTGCGGATCGCGCCCGGCGAGCGGCTCGGCGGCGCCGACGTAGGCTGA
- a CDS encoding primosomal protein N', which produces MSSANDSPPEQLALIREMVAEAKAKAPKAKPRTWRGAALAEELPVARILVNKGVLHLDQLWDYAVPAELSEAAQPGVRVRVRFGAGSHQVHGGRREGGGLIDGFIVERRAESDYNGALAALAHVVSPEVVLGPRMLALARAVADRYAGSLADVLQLALPPRNARAEAKPSPEPLPPPAAPDPGGWQRYGSGPAFIRALATGGTPRAVWTALPGPGWADELARAMAATLASGRGALAVVPDGRTAARVDTALTALLGEGRHALLTAESGPEKRYRQWLAVSRGSVRAVVGTRAAMFAPVRDLGLVAVWDDGDSSHSDDRAPFPHVREVLELRAVSDGCAFLAGSTSCTVEAAQLVESGWARPLVADRETVRACAPRIRTVGDELLARDEAARAARLPSLAWETVREGLRTGPVLVQVPRRGYVPRLACERCRTPARCTVCAGPLEAPDERDLQCGWCGRAEPSWHCEECGSFRLRAQVVGARRTAEELGRAFPAVPVRTSGRDHVLDEVPDRPALIVCTPGAEPVAAGEGYAAALLLDGWAMLTRPDLRAGEDALRRWIAAASLVRGAGQVVVVAEPTLRPVQALVRWDPVGHAVRELAERAQLGFPPVSRMAAVAGRGEAVETFLAGAGLPPDAEILGPVPLPGRRGEPSPGERALVRVPPGSGAALAAALKSAQAARMARGVPASESVRVRIDPLDIG; this is translated from the coding sequence GTGAGCAGCGCGAACGATTCCCCGCCGGAGCAGCTGGCGCTGATCCGGGAGATGGTCGCCGAGGCGAAGGCCAAGGCGCCCAAGGCGAAGCCCCGTACCTGGCGCGGGGCCGCCCTCGCCGAGGAGCTGCCCGTTGCCCGCATCCTCGTGAACAAGGGTGTGCTCCACCTCGACCAGCTCTGGGACTACGCCGTCCCCGCCGAACTCTCCGAGGCCGCGCAGCCGGGCGTCCGCGTCCGGGTCCGCTTCGGCGCCGGCTCCCACCAGGTGCACGGAGGCCGCCGCGAGGGCGGCGGCCTCATCGACGGCTTCATCGTCGAGCGCCGCGCCGAGTCCGACTACAACGGGGCGCTGGCCGCGCTCGCCCACGTCGTCTCGCCCGAGGTGGTGCTCGGACCGCGCATGCTGGCGCTCGCCCGGGCCGTCGCCGACCGGTACGCGGGCAGCCTGGCCGACGTGCTCCAGCTCGCCCTGCCCCCTCGCAACGCCCGTGCCGAAGCCAAGCCCTCGCCCGAGCCGCTGCCCCCGCCCGCCGCGCCCGACCCCGGCGGCTGGCAGCGGTACGGCTCCGGCCCGGCCTTCATACGCGCCCTCGCCACCGGTGGCACTCCGCGCGCCGTCTGGACCGCCCTGCCCGGCCCCGGCTGGGCCGACGAGCTCGCCCGTGCCATGGCCGCCACCCTCGCCTCCGGCCGAGGGGCCCTCGCCGTGGTGCCCGACGGGCGGACCGCCGCCCGCGTGGACACGGCGCTCACCGCGCTGCTCGGCGAGGGGCGGCACGCGCTGCTGACCGCCGAGTCCGGGCCCGAGAAGCGCTACCGGCAGTGGCTCGCCGTGAGCCGGGGCTCGGTGCGGGCCGTCGTCGGCACCCGGGCGGCGATGTTCGCGCCCGTACGGGACCTCGGGCTGGTCGCCGTCTGGGACGACGGGGACTCCAGCCACAGCGACGACCGCGCGCCCTTCCCGCACGTCCGGGAGGTGCTGGAACTGCGCGCCGTCAGCGACGGCTGCGCCTTCCTGGCCGGGAGCACGAGCTGCACCGTGGAGGCCGCCCAGCTGGTCGAGTCCGGCTGGGCGCGGCCGCTGGTCGCCGACCGCGAGACGGTGCGGGCCTGCGCGCCCCGGATCCGCACCGTGGGAGACGAACTGCTGGCCCGCGACGAGGCGGCCCGGGCGGCGCGGCTGCCGAGCCTGGCGTGGGAGACCGTACGGGAAGGGCTGCGGACCGGGCCCGTGCTCGTCCAGGTGCCACGGCGGGGCTACGTGCCCCGGCTGGCGTGCGAGCGCTGCCGTACGCCGGCCCGCTGCACGGTCTGTGCCGGGCCGCTGGAGGCCCCCGACGAGCGGGACCTGCAGTGCGGGTGGTGCGGGCGGGCGGAACCGTCCTGGCACTGCGAGGAGTGCGGGTCGTTCCGGCTGCGGGCCCAGGTGGTCGGCGCGCGGCGGACCGCCGAGGAGCTGGGGCGGGCGTTTCCGGCCGTGCCCGTACGGACGTCCGGGCGCGACCACGTCCTGGACGAGGTGCCGGACCGGCCGGCGCTGATCGTGTGCACCCCGGGGGCGGAACCGGTCGCGGCGGGGGAGGGGTACGCGGCGGCGCTGCTGCTGGACGGCTGGGCGATGCTGACCCGGCCCGACCTGCGGGCGGGCGAGGACGCGCTGCGGCGGTGGATCGCGGCCGCGTCGCTGGTCCGGGGCGCCGGCCAGGTCGTCGTGGTCGCCGAGCCGACGCTGCGGCCGGTACAGGCACTGGTGCGCTGGGACCCGGTGGGCCATGCCGTCCGCGAACTCGCGGAACGGGCCCAGCTCGGTTTCCCGCCGGTGTCGCGGATGGCGGCGGTGGCGGGTCGGGGCGAGGCGGTCGAGACCTTCCTGGCCGGCGCCGGGCTGCCGCCCGACGCGGAGATCCTCGGCCCGGTGCCGCTCCCGGGGCGGCGCGGTGAGCCCTCGCCGGGAGAGCGGGCGCTGGTCCGGGTCCCGCCGGGCAGCGGCGCGGCCCTGGCGGCCGCCCTGAAATCGGCGCAGGCAGCCCGTATGGCGCGGGGCGTCCCGGCATCGGAGTCGGTCCGGGTCCGCATCGACCCGCTGGACATCGGCTGA
- a CDS encoding ribonuclease domain-containing protein yields the protein MIFRNVPRSLLRVLGAVFLCAALVGAVGCGGQKPAPAAAGTGAPVWAKGLATVRAAELPRQALDVLALIDKGGPYPYRQDGTVFGNFEKALPRQKRGYYHEFTVRTPGERDRGARRIVTGEGGEFFYTDDHYETFKAVLR from the coding sequence ATGATCTTTCGGAACGTGCCCCGGTCGCTGCTTCGTGTACTGGGGGCCGTGTTCCTGTGCGCCGCGCTGGTCGGTGCGGTGGGCTGTGGCGGGCAGAAGCCCGCGCCTGCCGCCGCCGGCACCGGCGCTCCGGTGTGGGCGAAGGGGCTGGCGACCGTGCGGGCCGCCGAGCTGCCGCGGCAGGCCCTGGACGTGCTCGCGCTCATCGACAAGGGCGGGCCGTATCCGTACCGCCAGGACGGGACCGTCTTCGGGAACTTCGAGAAGGCCCTGCCCCGGCAGAAACGCGGCTACTACCACGAGTTCACCGTGAGGACGCCGGGGGAGCGGGACCGCGGGGCCCGGCGGATCGTGACGGGCGAGGGTGGGGAGTTCTTCTACACGGACGACCACTACGAGACCTTCAAGGCGGTTCTCCGATGA